The following are from one region of the Vibrio rarus genome:
- a CDS encoding putative ATP-dependent zinc protease gives MMKNRIASLSLLITSLISCPILADGEDHPTMLKDSKHTYTTANPALKWQDKVILGRIENVYYQDIDALSKQAFIGKIDTGADTTSMHAENIHVYSNNPKYKGMQDTQLMQAIVEEFGGAKSNWWLESFDTPERNIQGFVTFDIRHPTSGKVIQQQRPLARTSVIRSRTSETPIYRPVINIPLQIAGVTVNTDVNLTDRSNFSAPILIGKTFLKEHAWVFAGYDYLQSQNNARIVGRSETFMVDGVSLKSSFSLVNKYSQLHATNINVDKKQQLVSFNTENAKGDKTKLTLPIERMLRVGGEKRPLVFVPVKAGSFEQPVLAYLKDRSKYSSQLRLGRNTLSKYFVIDTQDKNVLGVEQSTLATLLNQRTPLMVASHEIVYFDNTPVNAKPSFSINTPVLFVDGFELSKGKNGEQASFYIPNKDGSGTKVIKKVERKIRVGQTVRPVLKEEIRIGDKKMTIEFAIDVIDKGDAPYFAIGRAFSKDGILVNTRTEDLLDPRPLYRAGYIEKAQVAGLTFPVKLDTGADISSMNALNIKRYQQDNKEMVSFDYKNADGLQHHFTKEVIGIMRIRAKAGEKPNERPVVLMDIKLGDVNKTVRVNLQDRSRFEYSMILGKNFLKNGFIVSSDDTYLLGK, from the coding sequence ATGATGAAAAATAGAATTGCTTCTCTTTCGCTGCTGATAACCTCTTTAATAAGTTGCCCAATACTGGCTGACGGTGAGGATCATCCCACCATGCTAAAAGACAGTAAACACACCTACACCACAGCCAACCCTGCTCTTAAATGGCAAGATAAAGTCATCTTAGGTCGCATTGAAAATGTGTACTATCAAGATATTGACGCACTCAGCAAGCAAGCATTTATTGGTAAGATAGATACCGGTGCCGATACCACATCTATGCATGCCGAAAATATTCATGTTTACAGCAACAACCCTAAATACAAAGGGATGCAAGATACGCAACTAATGCAAGCCATTGTAGAGGAGTTTGGTGGCGCAAAAAGTAATTGGTGGCTAGAGAGTTTTGATACACCAGAGCGTAATATACAAGGGTTTGTCACCTTTGATATTCGCCACCCCACATCCGGTAAGGTGATTCAACAGCAACGTCCTTTAGCACGTACTAGCGTGATTCGCAGTCGTACTAGCGAAACCCCTATCTATCGCCCAGTGATCAATATACCACTGCAAATTGCTGGGGTTACGGTCAATACAGATGTTAACCTCACCGATCGCAGTAATTTCTCGGCGCCTATCTTGATAGGTAAAACCTTCTTAAAGGAACACGCTTGGGTATTTGCCGGTTATGATTATCTGCAATCACAAAATAATGCTCGCATAGTCGGACGAAGTGAAACATTTATGGTTGATGGCGTCTCACTAAAAAGCAGTTTCTCTTTGGTTAATAAGTATAGTCAACTGCATGCGACCAACATTAATGTCGATAAAAAACAGCAGTTAGTTAGCTTCAATACTGAAAATGCCAAGGGGGACAAAACCAAGCTAACGCTACCGATAGAACGAATGCTTCGAGTCGGCGGAGAAAAGCGTCCGCTGGTTTTTGTCCCTGTAAAAGCGGGTAGCTTTGAACAACCGGTATTGGCTTATCTTAAAGATCGATCCAAATACAGCTCGCAACTGCGTTTAGGGCGCAACACGCTCAGCAAGTACTTTGTTATTGATACACAAGATAAAAACGTACTTGGTGTCGAACAAAGCACCTTAGCCACGTTACTAAACCAGCGAACTCCTCTTATGGTTGCCTCTCACGAGATCGTCTATTTCGACAATACTCCCGTCAATGCTAAACCTTCATTCTCCATCAACACCCCTGTACTATTTGTAGATGGCTTTGAGTTAAGCAAAGGAAAAAATGGCGAACAAGCGAGCTTTTATATCCCTAATAAGGATGGCAGTGGCACAAAGGTCATTAAAAAAGTGGAGCGTAAAATTCGCGTAGGCCAAACGGTACGACCCGTACTAAAAGAAGAGATTCGTATTGGCGACAAAAAGATGACCATAGAGTTTGCCATAGACGTCATTGATAAAGGGGATGCCCCATACTTTGCTATAGGTCGAGCCTTTAGCAAGGACGGTATTTTAGTCAATACTCGTACAGAAGACCTCTTAGACCCTCGCCCACTTTATCGCGCAGGCTACATTGAGAAAGCTCAGGTAGCAGGCCTCACTTTTCCAGTTAAGCTTGATACCGGCGCGGATATTAGCTCAATGAACGCACTCAATATCAAACGATACCAACAAGACAATAAAGAAATGGTCAGTTTTGACTATAAAAACGCTGATGGTCTACAACACCACTTTACTAAAGAGGTCATCGGCATTATGCGTATCCGGGCCAAAGCGGGTGAAAAGCCCAATGAACGCCCCGTGG
- a CDS encoding Tex family protein, with product MSQTIFQTIASELSVSTQQVTATAKLIDEGNTVPFIARYRKEVTGGLDDTQLRTLDSRLTYLRELAERRQSILKSISEQGKLTAELEKEINQADNKTRLEDLYLPYKPKRRTKGQIAIEAGLESLADAIWSTPSLVPEVVAEDYINPEKGIADSKAALDGARAIIMERIAEDADLLEKLRHYLNKHAQLQSRVVSGKEGEGEKFKDYFEHNEAISRVPSHRALAMLRGRNEGFLQLSLNADPAQEPSIRTSYCETIIADHYRISLSDAPADVWRKQVISFAWKVKVSMHLETELMSAMKERSEVDAIEVFATNLKDLLMAAPAGPRATLGLDPGLRTGCKIAVVDGTGKVLATEVIYPHAPQKQYDKSLQIIDRLIKQHNVDLVAIGNGTASRESDSFIGELIKNGTKVQKVVVSEAGASVYSASELAAKEFPNMDVSLRGAVSIARRLQDPLAELVKIEPKSIGVGQYQHDVGQSSLAKRLDAVVEDCVNAVGVDVNTASAALLNRVAGLSATLAQNIVAHRDDNGRFESRASLKKVARMGPKAFEQSAGFLRIMNGRNPLDASSVHPEAYPVVKNIAEKTSKPISNLIGDSEFLGKLNAIDFTNEQFGLPTVTDIIKELDKPGRDPRPEFKTATFAEGIDKVSDLEIGMILEGVVSNVANFGAFVDIGVHQDGLVHISALTDKYVSDPREVVKAGDIVKVKVMEVDIQRKRIGLSMRLNDQPGQDNRTSRSSTPRDAKRPMKNDRRDNRSSTESGLGGAMAAAFANAGKKRR from the coding sequence ATGAGTCAGACGATTTTTCAGACTATTGCCTCTGAGCTAAGTGTTTCCACGCAACAGGTAACCGCCACCGCGAAGCTGATTGATGAGGGAAATACCGTTCCATTTATTGCTCGTTATCGAAAAGAAGTGACAGGGGGGCTCGATGATACCCAATTGCGTACTTTAGATAGTCGTTTGACCTACCTTCGTGAATTGGCAGAGCGCCGTCAATCCATTTTGAAATCCATTTCTGAGCAAGGAAAACTTACCGCAGAATTAGAGAAAGAGATCAATCAGGCGGACAATAAAACGCGTCTAGAAGATTTATACCTTCCTTATAAACCAAAGCGTCGCACTAAAGGTCAGATAGCTATTGAAGCGGGCCTAGAGTCTTTGGCTGATGCTATCTGGAGTACGCCGTCACTGGTACCAGAAGTGGTCGCTGAAGATTATATCAATCCAGAAAAAGGCATTGCCGATAGCAAAGCCGCTTTAGATGGTGCGCGCGCTATCATTATGGAGAGAATTGCTGAGGATGCGGATCTACTTGAAAAATTAAGGCATTACCTGAACAAGCACGCCCAACTACAGTCGCGCGTGGTTTCAGGTAAAGAAGGCGAAGGTGAAAAATTCAAAGACTACTTTGAACATAACGAGGCCATTAGTCGTGTACCGTCTCATCGTGCATTGGCGATGCTTCGTGGGCGCAATGAGGGCTTTTTACAGCTGTCATTAAATGCCGATCCGGCTCAAGAGCCGTCGATTCGTACCTCATATTGTGAAACGATCATTGCTGATCACTATCGTATTTCCCTAAGCGACGCTCCAGCGGATGTTTGGCGCAAGCAAGTGATTAGCTTTGCTTGGAAAGTTAAAGTCTCTATGCATCTTGAAACGGAACTGATGTCGGCGATGAAAGAGCGATCTGAAGTGGATGCTATCGAGGTTTTTGCTACTAACTTAAAAGATTTGCTGATGGCGGCACCGGCCGGCCCTCGAGCCACACTTGGTTTGGATCCTGGTTTAAGAACCGGTTGTAAAATTGCAGTGGTTGATGGCACAGGTAAAGTTCTAGCCACAGAGGTTATTTATCCTCATGCGCCGCAAAAGCAATATGACAAATCTTTGCAAATTATTGATCGTTTGATTAAGCAACATAATGTTGATTTGGTCGCGATTGGTAATGGCACGGCATCTCGTGAATCAGACAGTTTTATTGGTGAACTGATTAAAAATGGCACCAAAGTACAAAAAGTGGTGGTTAGTGAGGCGGGGGCATCGGTGTATTCGGCTTCTGAGCTTGCGGCAAAAGAGTTTCCTAATATGGATGTCTCCCTTCGTGGTGCAGTGTCTATTGCCCGTCGTCTGCAAGACCCACTGGCCGAGTTGGTGAAAATTGAGCCTAAATCTATAGGGGTAGGTCAATATCAGCACGATGTCGGTCAGTCCTCTTTGGCAAAACGTTTGGATGCTGTGGTTGAAGACTGTGTGAATGCGGTGGGGGTTGATGTAAATACGGCGTCTGCAGCCTTATTGAATCGTGTGGCCGGTTTATCTGCAACCTTGGCGCAAAATATTGTGGCACATCGTGATGATAACGGTCGCTTTGAAAGCCGAGCTAGCCTCAAAAAGGTGGCTAGAATGGGGCCAAAAGCGTTTGAACAAAGTGCGGGATTCTTACGTATTATGAATGGTCGTAATCCTTTAGATGCCTCATCGGTTCACCCTGAAGCCTATCCTGTGGTAAAAAATATCGCTGAAAAAACCAGTAAGCCTATTTCTAACCTTATTGGCGATAGTGAATTTTTAGGTAAGTTAAATGCCATTGACTTTACTAATGAGCAGTTTGGCTTGCCAACGGTCACCGATATTATTAAAGAGCTTGATAAACCAGGGCGCGATCCGCGACCTGAGTTTAAAACGGCAACCTTTGCGGAAGGCATTGATAAAGTGTCCGATCTTGAAATTGGTATGATACTAGAGGGTGTCGTATCTAATGTGGCAAATTTTGGCGCTTTTGTTGATATTGGTGTGCATCAAGATGGCTTAGTGCATATATCAGCATTAACGGATAAGTATGTCTCTGATCCTCGCGAAGTAGTGAAAGCTGGGGACATAGTTAAAGTTAAGGTGATGGAAGTGGACATTCAGCGTAAGCGTATTGGATTATCGATGCGTTTAAATGATCAGCCAGGACAAGATAACCGTACTAGTCGTTCATCGACCCCTCGTGATGCAAAGCGCCCTATGAAAAACGATCGTCGCGATAATCGCAGTTCTACAGAGAGTGGCTTGGGCGGTGCAATGGCGGCCGCTTTTGCCAATGCCGGTAAAAAGCGTCGTTAA
- the recG gene encoding ATP-dependent DNA helicase RecG, with the protein MSQLLSAIPLTSLNGVGAKVAEKLAKVGLGSVQDLLFHLPYRYEDRTRVYPMASLHAGIWAGVQGKVMAVDTVFARRKMLTVKISDGNGTITLRFFNFTAGMKNNFSDGKWVHAYGEVKRGNQGLEIVHPDFKFFNEGKETATESNLTPVYPTTDGLRQLTLRNLTDQALELLDKSAVNELLPDGLYDAQLSLNQALHIVHRPSPEINIEQFDGGRHPSQLRLIIEELLAQNLSMLALRSKGQLDNAIALPASVRFKQQLLDLLPFTPTNAQTRVVNEIEADLIKPHPMMRLVQGDVGSGKTLVAALAAVTAIEQGKQVALMAPTELLAEQHAINFSHWFKELGITVGWLAGKVTGKAKQAQLEAIASGEAQMVVGTHALFQEQVKFHNLSLVIIDEQHRFGVHQRLELREKGAVAGHYPHQLIMTATPIPRTLAMTAYADLETSIIDELPPGRTPIQTVAIPDTKRADIIERIRSACAHEGKQAYWVCTLIDESEVLEAQAAAEIAEELTAKLPELKIGLVHGRMKPAEKQAIMQQFKGNELQLLVATTVIEVGVDVPNASLMIIENPERLGLAQLHQLRGRVGRGTVASHCVLLYHAPLSKTAQKRLGVLRESNDGFIIAQRDLEIRGPGEVLGTKQTGIADFKIADLLRDQHLIPQVQKMARYIHQQYPQNAQAIIERWIINSDEYAKA; encoded by the coding sequence ATGTCACAACTCCTATCTGCAATCCCATTGACTTCCTTAAATGGTGTGGGGGCTAAGGTCGCTGAGAAACTTGCCAAGGTAGGTCTTGGGTCAGTTCAGGACCTTTTATTTCATCTTCCATACCGTTATGAAGACCGAACACGCGTTTATCCCATGGCAAGTTTGCATGCTGGCATCTGGGCAGGAGTGCAAGGTAAAGTCATGGCGGTGGATACCGTGTTTGCCCGTAGAAAAATGCTCACCGTCAAAATTAGTGATGGCAACGGTACTATTACTCTGCGCTTTTTTAACTTTACCGCCGGAATGAAAAATAATTTCAGTGATGGTAAATGGGTGCACGCTTATGGTGAAGTGAAGCGAGGCAACCAAGGGTTAGAAATCGTTCATCCTGATTTTAAATTTTTTAATGAAGGCAAAGAGACAGCCACCGAATCCAATTTAACCCCCGTCTACCCCACCACGGATGGACTGCGTCAGTTAACCCTACGTAATCTCACCGATCAGGCATTAGAGCTACTAGACAAGTCTGCGGTCAACGAATTGCTACCTGACGGACTCTACGATGCACAGCTATCATTGAACCAAGCTCTACACATCGTCCACAGGCCTTCCCCCGAAATCAATATCGAACAATTTGATGGCGGGCGTCATCCTTCTCAACTGCGCCTAATTATTGAAGAGCTTCTCGCGCAAAATCTATCCATGCTGGCATTAAGAAGCAAAGGCCAACTCGATAATGCCATTGCTCTTCCTGCATCCGTGCGCTTTAAACAACAATTATTAGATTTACTGCCTTTTACTCCCACTAACGCCCAAACTCGAGTGGTAAACGAGATAGAAGCGGATCTCATCAAACCCCATCCTATGATGCGTTTGGTACAAGGGGATGTCGGATCAGGGAAAACTTTAGTAGCAGCCCTGGCGGCTGTCACCGCCATTGAGCAAGGTAAGCAAGTGGCACTAATGGCTCCTACGGAACTGCTGGCCGAACAACATGCCATCAATTTTAGTCACTGGTTTAAAGAACTAGGGATCACCGTAGGCTGGCTAGCCGGCAAGGTCACAGGCAAAGCCAAGCAAGCGCAACTAGAAGCCATTGCCAGTGGTGAAGCGCAAATGGTAGTGGGCACCCATGCCCTTTTTCAGGAACAGGTGAAATTTCATAACTTATCACTTGTTATCATTGATGAGCAGCACCGCTTTGGCGTTCATCAACGTTTAGAGCTTCGAGAAAAAGGCGCGGTGGCTGGCCATTATCCACATCAGTTGATCATGACAGCAACGCCTATCCCAAGAACTCTTGCTATGACGGCCTATGCCGATCTTGAAACCTCAATCATTGATGAACTCCCACCGGGGCGCACGCCAATACAGACCGTTGCTATCCCTGACACTAAGCGCGCTGATATTATTGAGCGTATTCGCAGTGCTTGTGCCCACGAAGGCAAGCAAGCCTACTGGGTATGTACGCTTATTGACGAATCTGAAGTACTAGAAGCGCAAGCCGCTGCAGAAATTGCCGAAGAGCTAACGGCTAAACTCCCAGAATTAAAGATAGGATTGGTGCACGGTCGCATGAAACCGGCGGAGAAACAGGCCATCATGCAACAGTTTAAAGGCAATGAGCTCCAGCTTTTAGTGGCTACAACCGTTATTGAAGTCGGCGTGGATGTCCCCAATGCCAGCCTGATGATCATTGAGAACCCTGAACGCCTGGGGCTTGCTCAATTGCACCAATTACGAGGCCGTGTTGGCCGTGGCACCGTCGCCAGTCATTGTGTGCTTTTATACCATGCACCACTATCTAAAACCGCACAAAAGCGTTTAGGGGTGCTTAGAGAAAGTAATGATGGCTTTATCATCGCACAACGAGATCTGGAAATAAGAGGGCCGGGTGAAGTCTTGGGCACCAAACAAACCGGTATTGCCGATTTTAAAATTGCTGACTTACTCCGCGACCAACACTTGATACCTCAAGTGCAAAAAATGGCCCGCTACATCCACCAGCAATACCCGCAAAATGCACAAGCCATTATCGAACGCTGGATCATCAATAGCGATGAATACGCTAAAGCATAG
- the rpmB gene encoding 50S ribosomal protein L28, which yields MSRVCQVTGKRPVTGNNRSHARNATKRRFLPNLQTHRFWVESEKRFVKLRLTAKGMRIIDKKGIDAVLVDIRARGENV from the coding sequence ATGTCCCGAGTATGCCAAGTAACTGGTAAGCGTCCTGTAACGGGTAATAACCGTTCTCACGCACGCAACGCTACTAAGCGCCGTTTTCTGCCGAACCTACAAACTCATCGTTTCTGGGTAGAGAGCGAAAAACGTTTTGTTAAACTACGTCTAACTGCTAAAGGCATGCGTATTATTGATAAGAAAGGCATTGATGCCGTTCTTGTGGATATCCGTGCACGTGGCGAAAACGTTTAA
- the rpmG gene encoding 50S ribosomal protein L33: MAKGIREKIKLVSSAGTGHFYTTDKNKRNMPGKFEIKKFDPVVRQHVMYKEAKIK; this comes from the coding sequence ATGGCTAAAGGCATTCGCGAAAAAATCAAACTTGTTTCTTCTGCTGGTACAGGTCACTTCTATACTACAGATAAAAACAAGCGTAACATGCCGGGCAAATTTGAGATCAAGAAATTTGATCCAGTTGTTCGTCAGCACGTTATGTACAAAGAAGCTAAAATCAAGTAA
- a CDS encoding IS630 family transposase (programmed frameshift) has protein sequence MNDLRNTDFKSLARKQKSNQMKMRLLALSHIQDGHSRTQTAKFLKVSRTSVNKWVATFLEQGFEGLKDKPRTGRRSYLSSAQKQQLSIFINENSVKPSGGRLTGMDVRSYIEDHFGKTYHLDSVYVLLKKLGFSWITSRSKHPKQSKQTQEDFKKFQIETIFKIPGHVALNTVDVWFQDEARFGQQNTTTKLWATKGTRPEAIQQKQFEYSYLFGSVCPGRGIGEALVVPCANKEVMQLHLEQVSKATLSGRHALVVMDGAGWHTEELADNLENVSILKIPPYAPELNPIEQVWSWMRQHHLANKTFTGFNDIVDCVSKAWNDFLALPERVTNMCTRQWINLTN, from the exons ATGAATGACTTAAGAAATACTGACTTTAAATCACTTGCCCGTAAACAAAAGTCGAATCAAATGAAGATGCGTTTACTTGCACTTTCTCACATACAAGATGGTCACTCACGAACACAAACTGCCAAGTTTCTTAAAGTGAGCCGAACAAGTGTTAATAAGTGGGTCGCCACTTTTCTTGAGCAAGGATTTGAAGGTCTAAAAGATAAACCTAGAACAGGTCGACGTTCTTATCTTTCATCTGCGCAAAAGCAGCAGTTATCCATATTTATTAATGAAAATTCCGTCAAACCATCAGGTGGTCGCCTGACTGGCATGGATGTCCGTAGTTATATCGAAGATCATTTTGGCAAAACGTATCACCTTGATTCCGTCTATGTACTACTGAAAAAGCTCGGCTTTTCATGGATAACCTCACGCTCAAAGCATCCTAAGCAATCCAAGCAAACCCAAGAAGATTTT AAAAAATTCCAAATCGAAACGATCTTTAAGATCCCCGGCCATGTTGCTTTGAATACTGTCGATGTTTGGTTTCAAGACGAAGCTCGATTTGGTCAACAGAACACAACGACCAAATTATGGGCGACGAAAGGAACAAGGCCAGAAGCCATCCAGCAAAAACAATTTGAATACAGTTACCTATTTGGTTCCGTATGCCCTGGTCGAGGGATTGGTGAAGCTCTCGTTGTTCCGTGTGCCAATAAAGAAGTCATGCAATTGCATCTAGAGCAAGTCTCGAAAGCAACGTTATCTGGCAGGCACGCGTTAGTGGTTATGGATGGTGCAGGGTGGCACACGGAAGAGTTAGCAGACAATTTAGAGAATGTTTCGATTCTCAAAATTCCACCATATGCACCAGAGTTGAACCCTATAGAGCAAGTGTGGAGTTGGATGAGGCAGCATCACTTGGCGAATAAAACATTTACTGGTTTCAATGACATCGTAGATTGCGTAAGTAAGGCATGGAATGACTTCTTAGCCCTACCAGAACGAGTTACAAACATGTGCACAAGACAGTGGATTAATCTGACCAACTAA
- the mutM gene encoding bifunctional DNA-formamidopyrimidine glycosylase/DNA-(apurinic or apyrimidinic site) lyase, with the protein MKQNGITGQKIKKIVVRQPQLRWPIPEKLQQLAGVTIDKVSRRAKYLLLETELGSIVLHLGMSGSLRIQDESLAPTKHDHVDLVLQNGKMLRYNDPRRFGSWLWIDKGESLSLIDNLGPEPLSDEFCVEHIVQLAAKRRIAVKQFIMDNKVVVGVGNIYANESLFNAKIHPLRPANSLSYKEWQWLVEEIKQVLSNAIKQGGTTLNDFEQPDGKPGYFAQKLQVYGKAGQQCLVCKTEISQQMLGQRNTFWCEVCQPKEIV; encoded by the coding sequence ATTAAGCAGAATGGTATTACGGGTCAAAAGATCAAAAAAATTGTGGTTCGCCAACCTCAATTACGCTGGCCGATACCTGAAAAGCTGCAACAACTGGCTGGGGTTACCATTGATAAAGTGAGTCGCCGAGCTAAATATCTGCTACTTGAAACTGAGTTGGGGAGTATTGTGCTGCACTTAGGTATGTCGGGATCGTTACGAATTCAAGATGAAAGCCTTGCTCCCACTAAGCATGATCATGTGGATCTTGTTTTGCAAAATGGCAAAATGCTACGCTATAACGATCCTCGGCGATTTGGATCTTGGTTGTGGATAGATAAAGGTGAGTCTCTATCTCTTATTGATAATCTTGGCCCTGAGCCCCTTTCTGATGAATTTTGCGTCGAGCATATTGTCCAATTAGCAGCAAAGCGACGTATCGCCGTAAAACAATTCATAATGGACAATAAGGTTGTAGTTGGTGTGGGAAATATTTACGCTAACGAATCCTTATTTAATGCTAAAATTCATCCATTAAGGCCAGCTAATTCATTGAGTTATAAAGAATGGCAGTGGCTAGTGGAAGAAATCAAACAGGTTCTTTCGAATGCCATTAAACAAGGCGGAACGACCTTGAATGATTTTGAGCAGCCCGATGGTAAGCCGGGGTATTTTGCTCAAAAACTGCAAGTTTATGGTAAAGCAGGTCAGCAGTGCCTTGTTTGTAAAACAGAAATTAGCCAGCAAATGCTTGGTCAAAGAAATACATTTTGGTGTGAAGTATGCCAGCCAAAGGAAATAGTATGA
- a CDS encoding NAD-dependent epimerase gives MKYLVTGAAGFIGSAVVERLTQAGHEVVGIDNMNDYYQVSLKEDRLKRIAHDKFKFVELDLADREGIATLFADEGFDKVIHLAAQAGVRYSIDNPLAYADSNLVGHLTILEGCRHHKIKHLVYASSSSVYGLNRKMPFDTADSVDHPISLYAATKKSNELMAHSYSHLYGIPTTGLRFFTVYGPWGRPDMALFKFTKAIVNGEAIDVYNNGDMQRDFTYIDDIVEGIIRIQDVVPEADADWSVEQGSPATSSAPYRVYNIGHGSPVKLMDYIEALEEALGIEAKKNFMPMQPGDVYATYADTADLFKATGYKPQVKVREGVQAFADWYKAYYQL, from the coding sequence ATGAAATATTTAGTGACTGGAGCTGCCGGCTTCATTGGTAGCGCTGTCGTTGAGCGTTTAACGCAGGCAGGTCATGAAGTTGTTGGTATCGACAATATGAATGATTACTATCAAGTCTCCTTAAAAGAGGATCGACTAAAGCGCATTGCTCATGACAAGTTTAAATTCGTAGAATTGGATTTAGCGGATCGTGAAGGTATTGCCACTCTTTTTGCTGATGAAGGGTTTGATAAAGTCATTCACTTAGCGGCTCAAGCGGGAGTGCGTTATTCTATTGATAACCCGCTAGCGTATGCAGATAGCAACCTAGTTGGCCATCTAACGATTCTTGAAGGGTGTCGGCACCATAAGATCAAACATCTTGTTTATGCATCATCAAGTTCGGTGTACGGCCTTAATAGAAAAATGCCATTTGATACAGCAGATTCTGTGGATCATCCCATTTCGCTGTATGCCGCCACTAAAAAATCAAACGAACTCATGGCGCACAGTTATTCACACCTTTATGGCATTCCAACCACTGGGTTACGTTTCTTTACTGTGTATGGCCCTTGGGGACGCCCAGATATGGCGCTATTTAAGTTTACTAAGGCGATAGTGAACGGTGAGGCGATTGATGTGTATAACAACGGTGATATGCAGCGCGACTTTACCTACATTGATGATATCGTAGAAGGCATCATCCGTATTCAAGATGTGGTACCGGAAGCTGATGCTGATTGGAGTGTTGAGCAAGGATCACCGGCTACAAGCTCTGCACCCTATCGAGTTTATAATATCGGTCACGGTAGCCCAGTAAAATTGATGGACTACATTGAAGCCTTAGAAGAGGCGCTAGGTATTGAAGCGAAGAAAAACTTCATGCCAATGCAGCCGGGTGATGTTTACGCCACTTATGCGGATACTGCAGATCTGTTTAAGGCTACAGGCTATAAACCACAGGTTAAGGTCCGCGAAGGCGTACAGGCCTTCGCTGACTGGTATAAAGCGTATTATCAGTTATAG
- the coaD gene encoding pantetheine-phosphate adenylyltransferase, which yields MQNHVLYPGTFDPLTNGHLDIITRAANLFENVTVCVAASPSKNTMFTLAERVEMLQESVAHLDNVNVEGFSGLLIEFAKQKQANLLVRGLRTTMDFEYEFGLTSMYRKLLPSLESIFLTPSEEFAFLSSTIVREVAIHGGDVEGFVPTSVFKRIQQKV from the coding sequence ATGCAAAACCATGTCCTCTATCCCGGCACTTTTGACCCTCTTACTAATGGCCACCTAGATATTATCACTCGCGCAGCTAACTTATTTGAAAACGTTACGGTTTGTGTAGCGGCCAGTCCGAGCAAAAATACCATGTTCACACTGGCAGAGCGCGTAGAGATGCTCCAAGAATCCGTCGCCCATCTAGATAATGTGAATGTGGAAGGGTTTAGCGGGCTTTTGATTGAGTTTGCTAAACAAAAACAAGCCAATTTGCTGGTTCGAGGCTTACGTACCACGATGGATTTTGAGTATGAGTTTGGACTTACTAGCATGTATCGAAAGCTACTTCCTAGCCTAGAAAGTATCTTCTTAACACCATCAGAAGAGTTTGCTTTTCTCTCATCCACAATTGTACGAGAAGTGGCCATTCATGGGGGAGATGTGGAAGGGTTTGTGCCCACCTCTGTATTTAAGAGAATACAGCAAAAAGTTTAG